The Gloeomargarita sp. SKYB120 genome has a segment encoding these proteins:
- a CDS encoding pentapeptide repeat-containing protein, protein MKYAWLSIGLALVGLAMPVGAQPETLQRLKNGRECVNCNLQGADLRGLNLIGVNLTGANLQGARFGTEDKDLNRTALSRANLSNANLQGADLRNTSLDRANLTGANLTGANLAGASLIGANLTGANLQGANLTGAVLVNTNLSNANLTGALMPRAFIAEVIYQSTRWVDGSLRN, encoded by the coding sequence ATGAAGTATGCGTGGCTAAGTATCGGTTTGGCGCTAGTGGGTTTGGCGATGCCGGTGGGGGCGCAACCCGAGACGCTCCAACGCTTGAAAAATGGTCGGGAATGTGTGAATTGCAATCTCCAGGGCGCCGATTTGCGGGGTTTGAATTTAATTGGGGTGAATCTAACGGGGGCCAACCTGCAAGGGGCGCGTTTCGGTACCGAGGACAAGGATTTGAACCGGACGGCGTTGAGCCGAGCGAATTTGAGCAACGCGAATTTGCAGGGTGCGGATTTACGCAATACCAGTCTTGACAGGGCTAACTTGACCGGTGCGAATTTAACCGGTGCCAACCTAGCGGGCGCGAGTTTGATAGGGGCAAATTTGACCGGGGCCAATCTCCAGGGAGCTAATTTAACTGGAGCAGTACTCGTCAACACTAACTTGAGCAACGCCAATCTCACAGGTGCCCTGATGCCACGGGCGTTTATTGCCGAAGTGATTTACCAGAGCACTCGCTGGGTGGACGGTTCCCTGCGCAATTGA
- a CDS encoding DUF3011 domain-containing protein, giving the protein MRGWSWLVAVGLVSVTVQVGAIDARPSRATTGQTQQRLTCESINGRYKTCPVDARGGVRLERQLSNARCIENRTWGVNDRGIWVDKGCRGVFVVTAGPVTMTCRSVNFKYQFCRVNTQGGVRLQRQLSHSPCVQGRTWGYDDQGVWVDRGCAAAFLIGAGSGDTVWPPVVEQVVRCESVNNQRVVCPVATHGVTVTLEQQLSRAPCVQNQTWGVDRQGIWVASGCRGNFRIRGFPTGSVGPSVVCRSCPVATRQEVLKPDLGC; this is encoded by the coding sequence ATGCGAGGCTGGTCGTGGCTGGTAGCAGTCGGTCTGGTGAGTGTGACGGTTCAAGTGGGAGCGATAGACGCCCGGCCCTCTCGAGCGACAACTGGTCAAACCCAACAGCGCCTTACCTGCGAGTCCATCAATGGGCGCTACAAGACTTGTCCTGTGGACGCGCGGGGCGGTGTGCGCTTGGAACGCCAGTTGAGTAACGCTCGCTGTATCGAAAACCGCACCTGGGGCGTGAACGACCGAGGGATTTGGGTGGACAAGGGCTGCCGCGGCGTGTTCGTGGTCACGGCTGGGCCGGTAACCATGACGTGCCGTTCGGTGAATTTCAAGTACCAGTTTTGCCGAGTGAATACGCAGGGCGGCGTGCGGTTGCAACGCCAGTTGAGCCATAGCCCTTGTGTGCAAGGCCGCACCTGGGGCTACGACGACCAGGGTGTTTGGGTCGACAGGGGATGCGCCGCTGCGTTTTTGATTGGGGCGGGTTCCGGTGACACAGTTTGGCCGCCGGTGGTGGAACAGGTCGTCCGGTGCGAGTCGGTCAACAACCAGCGGGTGGTCTGTCCGGTAGCGACGCACGGGGTAACCGTAACCCTGGAGCAGCAGTTGAGCCGGGCGCCCTGTGTCCAAAACCAGACCTGGGGCGTTGACCGGCAAGGCATCTGGGTAGCCAGTGGTTGCCGGGGCAATTTTCGGATCCGTGGCTTCCCAACGGGTTCGGTCGGCCCATCGGTGGTGTGCCGGTCTTGTCCGGTGGCGACTCGCCAGGAGGTCTTAAAACCAGACCTGGGCTGTTGA
- a CDS encoding 7-carboxy-7-deazaguanine synthase QueE, with product MSRTANLVEIFSAIQGEGPYVGERQIFLRLGGCDLRCRFCDSAHTWRPVAQGRVEQTPGARDFVTVANPVTAAQVLTWLERQYQGGTHTAISLTGGEPLLHADFLAELLPELTRQIPLPLYLETGGHRPQALARVLPWINIVAMDYKLPSVSGERYHEAHAQFLTLAVQAGVEVFVKIVVDQRTQPSELVQALEMIRAIDPRVLVVLQPVTPRPASPAPTPAQVLAWQALAQTYVPRVRVIPQTHPLLGQL from the coding sequence ATGAGCCGCACCGCCAACCTGGTCGAGATTTTTTCGGCGATTCAAGGCGAAGGGCCTTATGTCGGGGAGCGCCAAATTTTTCTGCGGTTGGGAGGGTGTGACCTGCGTTGTCGGTTCTGTGATAGCGCTCATACCTGGCGACCCGTCGCCCAAGGCCGCGTGGAACAGACGCCAGGGGCGCGGGATTTTGTCACAGTGGCCAATCCGGTAACGGCGGCCCAGGTGTTGACCTGGCTAGAGCGGCAATACCAGGGGGGCACCCATACAGCCATCAGTCTTACAGGTGGGGAGCCGTTGCTGCACGCGGATTTTCTCGCCGAATTGCTCCCCGAATTGACCCGCCAGATTCCCTTGCCCCTGTACCTAGAAACGGGAGGCCATCGGCCCCAGGCGCTGGCCCGGGTGTTGCCTTGGATAAACATTGTGGCGATGGATTACAAACTCCCCAGCGTCAGCGGCGAACGCTATCACGAAGCCCACGCCCAGTTTCTCACCCTAGCGGTACAGGCGGGCGTCGAAGTCTTTGTCAAGATCGTGGTGGACCAGCGCACCCAACCGTCGGAGTTGGTGCAAGCCTTAGAGATGATTCGGGCGATTGACCCTCGGGTGCTGGTGGTGTTGCAACCGGTCACGCCCCGTCCGGCGAGTCCAGCACCCACGCCTGCCCAAGTCCTGGCCTGGCAAGCGTTGGCCCAGACGTATGTCCCGCGCGTGCGGGTGATCCCCCAAACCCATCCGTTGCTTGGGCAGTTATGA
- a CDS encoding ABC transporter permease codes for MSSTVTSTPVVVSELNPVADLLQETWALTRRLLIQLRRRPATLIAGVLQPLMWLILFGALFQKAPAGFLGDGVHYAQFLSAGIIVFTAFSGALNAGLPVMFDREFGFLNRFLVAPLVSRFSIILASTLFITLLSLVQAVAVMLTSYLLGGGLPDLRGWLLVVGVILLLVLGMTALSLGLTFALPSHVELLAVIFVMNLPLLFASTALAPLSFMPRWLQVIASLNPLSYAIEPIRHVYLQPDWHWSDGVLWAPWGTVTLGMAMGVLVLFDALAIASVWRLLQRKLS; via the coding sequence ATGAGTTCGACCGTGACGTCAACGCCGGTGGTGGTTTCTGAGCTAAATCCAGTGGCCGATTTGCTCCAGGAAACCTGGGCCTTGACGCGACGACTGTTGATTCAACTGCGGCGGCGACCGGCGACGTTGATTGCTGGCGTTCTCCAACCCTTGATGTGGCTGATTTTGTTTGGAGCCCTGTTTCAGAAGGCGCCAGCGGGGTTCTTGGGCGATGGCGTCCACTACGCCCAGTTCTTGAGCGCGGGGATTATTGTGTTTACGGCCTTTTCGGGGGCGTTGAACGCGGGTTTGCCGGTCATGTTTGACCGGGAATTCGGCTTTTTGAACCGCTTTTTGGTAGCTCCCCTGGTCTCGCGGTTTTCCATCATTTTGGCTTCGACGCTTTTTATCACGCTCCTGAGCTTGGTCCAGGCGGTGGCGGTGATGCTCACCAGCTATTTACTGGGTGGGGGCTTGCCCGACCTGCGGGGATGGCTCCTGGTGGTGGGCGTCATTTTGCTCTTGGTCCTGGGGATGACGGCCCTGAGTCTGGGGTTGACCTTCGCCCTGCCCAGTCACGTGGAGCTGCTGGCGGTGATTTTTGTGATGAATTTGCCCCTGTTGTTTGCCAGCACGGCGTTGGCCCCCTTGAGCTTTATGCCCCGTTGGCTGCAGGTGATAGCCAGCCTGAATCCCCTGAGTTACGCCATTGAGCCGATTCGCCACGTGTACCTGCAACCAGACTGGCACTGGTCGGATGGGGTTCTTTGGGCGCCCTGGGGTACGGTGACGTTGGGCATGGCAATGGGGGTATTGGTACTGTTTGACGCCCTGGCTATAGCCAGCGTGTGGCGGTTACTGCAACGGAAATTGAGCTAG
- a CDS encoding response regulator — protein sequence MTKYKILVIDDSFLIRKSLVEQLSGDRFEVYEAKDGPTGLAKAEEVNPDVILLDFIMPGMNGYDVYQALRANPKFANTPVIIISSSYDEVVSKFGYPFVGFDFLAKQFTKEQLEERINAVLPMIAAAPEHVGIAVTEQVPADHWQRLETRLAELAQQLQQKPAWVAELPAAPDLNPLLAQLQTLEGRLQELYHRPPADTLSPHLQEMTAALTRLEQHFSLEPLHQQIQTLQTQMNALHAQLQTLQLSQDTLNQLVSSLQSLNQGIANLPRTDAVLDQVRALEAKLDQVSRQGPAPNFLLWLGLVTLGALVGAAIGSAVVGGGQRQSQLPSAVPSSISVAVTATRWL from the coding sequence ATGACGAAGTATAAAATCTTGGTGATTGATGACAGCTTCTTGATCCGCAAGTCACTGGTCGAGCAATTGTCCGGTGACCGGTTTGAGGTGTACGAAGCCAAGGACGGCCCTACTGGTCTGGCGAAAGCTGAAGAGGTGAACCCCGATGTCATCCTGCTGGACTTTATCATGCCGGGGATGAACGGCTATGACGTGTACCAGGCCCTGCGTGCCAACCCCAAATTTGCCAATACGCCGGTGATCATCATCTCCAGCAGCTACGACGAGGTGGTGAGCAAGTTTGGTTATCCCTTTGTCGGATTTGACTTTTTGGCCAAACAGTTTACGAAGGAGCAACTGGAAGAACGGATTAACGCGGTCTTGCCGATGATTGCCGCTGCGCCGGAGCACGTGGGGATTGCTGTCACAGAGCAGGTGCCCGCCGACCACTGGCAACGCCTGGAAACCCGACTGGCGGAACTGGCGCAGCAGTTACAACAAAAGCCGGCTTGGGTGGCGGAGTTGCCGGCGGCTCCAGACCTGAACCCACTTTTGGCCCAACTGCAAACCCTAGAGGGGCGGCTGCAGGAGTTGTATCACCGTCCTCCCGCCGATACCCTGTCGCCCCACCTGCAGGAAATGACAGCAGCCCTCACCCGACTGGAACAGCATTTTTCCCTGGAGCCATTGCACCAGCAAATCCAGACGTTACAGACCCAGATGAACGCGCTCCACGCCCAACTGCAAACCCTGCAACTCTCCCAAGACACCCTCAACCAACTGGTCAGCAGCCTGCAGAGTTTGAACCAGGGGATTGCCAACCTACCCCGCACCGACGCCGTGCTGGACCAGGTCAGAGCATTGGAGGCCAAGCTCGACCAGGTGAGTCGCCAGGGACCAGCGCCGAACTTTTTGCTGTGGTTGGGATTGGTGACCCTAGGGGCACTGGTGGGTGCAGCGATTGGGTCGGCGGTGGTCGGTGGTGGTCAACGCCAGTCCCAGCTCCCCTCGGCAGTCCCTAGCTCAATTTCCGTTGCAGTAACCGCCACACGCTGGCTATAG
- the pyk gene encoding pyruvate kinase, translating to MQLLKPLQHHTKIVVTIGPASNSPEMIRKLLKAGMNVARLNFSHGKYEDHARCIENLRAAAAELDLPLMLLQDLQGPKIRVGDLPPEGLTLTEGMALTLVPLGQEDGQPNTVPIDYPYIAEEAMPGTPVLLDDGLLELRVEQVQGQRVACRVVKGGQLRSRKGVNFPTLDLRLPAMTEKDKQDLEFGLAHGVDLISLSFVRRPEDVQELKHLLRQKGAKVPVLAKIEKPQAVENIEAIIAESDAIMVARGDLGVEMSPEKVPLIQKRIIHLCNQRGVPVITATQMLESMIHNPRPTRAEASDVANAIIDGTDAVMLSGESAVGQYPVEAVQMLARIAMEVEPATRFANYPANQSEDVDAITEAMHAIEDTLDLRCIVVFTNSGRTARLASAERPRKPIVAYTPHKHIYNQLSLYWGVRPILTRWFTDNVMDVLREMELDLLQRQYVLPGDKVLVMAGIPFGQAQTTNFLKIHTIGG from the coding sequence ATGCAACTGCTAAAACCCCTGCAACACCACACCAAAATCGTGGTGACGATTGGCCCAGCTAGCAATTCCCCCGAGATGATCCGTAAATTACTCAAAGCGGGGATGAACGTGGCCCGATTAAATTTCTCGCACGGCAAGTACGAAGACCACGCGCGCTGTATCGAAAACCTACGGGCGGCGGCGGCGGAGTTGGATTTGCCCCTGATGTTGCTCCAGGATTTGCAAGGCCCAAAGATCCGGGTGGGCGACTTGCCGCCAGAAGGTCTGACCTTGACAGAAGGGATGGCCTTGACCCTGGTGCCCCTTGGTCAGGAGGATGGCCAGCCCAACACGGTCCCAATTGATTATCCCTACATCGCCGAAGAGGCAATGCCCGGTACGCCGGTGCTTCTGGATGACGGCCTGCTGGAGTTGCGGGTGGAACAGGTGCAGGGCCAGCGGGTGGCCTGTCGAGTGGTTAAAGGAGGACAACTCAGAAGCCGCAAGGGGGTCAATTTCCCAACCCTTGACCTGCGACTCCCGGCGATGACGGAAAAGGACAAGCAGGATTTAGAATTTGGCCTGGCTCATGGGGTGGACCTGATTTCCCTGAGCTTTGTGCGGCGACCGGAGGACGTGCAGGAACTCAAGCACCTGTTGCGCCAAAAGGGAGCCAAGGTGCCGGTGCTGGCCAAGATTGAAAAGCCCCAGGCGGTGGAGAACATCGAAGCCATCATTGCCGAATCCGACGCAATCATGGTGGCGCGGGGGGATTTAGGCGTGGAAATGAGTCCCGAAAAGGTGCCCCTGATTCAAAAACGCATCATCCACCTGTGCAACCAGCGGGGGGTGCCGGTGATTACCGCCACGCAAATGCTCGAGAGCATGATCCACAACCCGCGTCCCACCCGCGCCGAAGCCAGCGATGTGGCCAACGCCATTATTGACGGCACCGATGCAGTGATGCTGTCGGGAGAGTCCGCCGTCGGCCAGTACCCGGTAGAGGCGGTGCAAATGCTGGCCCGGATTGCGATGGAAGTGGAACCGGCCACCCGCTTTGCCAATTACCCAGCCAACCAGAGCGAGGACGTGGACGCCATCACCGAGGCGATGCACGCGATTGAGGACACCCTTGACCTGCGCTGCATTGTGGTGTTTACCAATTCGGGACGCACCGCGCGGTTGGCCTCCGCCGAACGGCCTCGCAAACCCATCGTCGCCTATACCCCCCACAAGCACATTTACAACCAGCTCAGCCTCTACTGGGGCGTCCGCCCGATCCTGACCCGCTGGTTTACCGACAATGTGATGGACGTGTTGCGGGAGATGGAATTGGACCTGCTACAGCGCCAGTACGTCCTTCCTGGCGACAAGGTGCTGGTGATGGCGGGGATTCCCTTTGGCCAGGCCCAAACCACCAATTTCCTCAAGATTCATACGATTGGGGGCTAA
- a CDS encoding GerMN domain-containing protein gives MMRSAPMGKNRRWWGWVLAISVLVGGGSLWWFQQARRPVEKTFVVTAEQPRLYWLKVQQGQEMLVSEPLPNAPKHDPAAALRQALNLLLSTPPGDKVSAIPPGTRLLGLEIKDGGVVVNLSREFTSGGGSYSVIYRVAQVIYTASSLNPQAPIYLQIEGQPAPPIAGEGLVVDYPTTRRQFAQEAGLPLL, from the coding sequence ATGATGCGCTCTGCACCGATGGGGAAAAACCGGCGCTGGTGGGGATGGGTCCTAGCGATTTCGGTCCTGGTCGGCGGCGGGAGTCTGTGGTGGTTCCAGCAGGCCCGTCGCCCTGTTGAAAAAACGTTTGTGGTGACGGCTGAGCAACCCCGCCTGTACTGGCTCAAGGTGCAGCAGGGGCAAGAAATGCTGGTGAGTGAACCGTTGCCCAACGCCCCCAAACACGACCCTGCAGCGGCGTTGCGTCAAGCCCTGAACCTGCTGCTAAGCACGCCTCCCGGCGATAAAGTCAGTGCGATTCCCCCTGGCACGCGGCTGTTAGGTTTGGAAATCAAAGACGGGGGCGTGGTGGTGAACCTGTCGCGGGAATTTACCAGCGGCGGGGGCAGTTACTCGGTCATTTATCGCGTGGCCCAGGTGATTTACACCGCCAGCAGTTTGAACCCCCAAGCGCCGATTTACCTGCAAATCGAAGGGCAACCGGCACCCCCCATTGCTGGCGAGGGTCTTGTCGTGGACTATCCCACCACTCGCCGTCAATTCGCCCAGGAGGCGGGTCTGCCGCTGCTTTAG
- the dapB gene encoding 4-hydroxy-tetrahydrodipicolinate reductase, which yields MSERIPVIVTGAAGRMGRQVVQAVAASPDMVLMGAVDHQRVGEDAGIVAGIGELEVPITSDLQSLCALVAQEKQPGVMVDFTHPRSVYDNVRAAIAYGVYPVVGTTGMSTEQIEDLAEFCDKASIGCIIAPNFSIGMVLLQQAAVQASRYFEHVEIIELHHNQKADAPSGTALKTAEMLAEMGKTYNPSQVEETETLAGVRGGLGPEHIRIHSVRLPGLLAHQEVIFGAPGEIYTLRHDVTDRRCYMPGVLLAIRKVRQLKQLVYGLEKILD from the coding sequence ATGAGCGAACGCATTCCGGTGATTGTCACGGGTGCCGCCGGTCGCATGGGGCGGCAAGTAGTGCAGGCGGTGGCCGCCAGTCCCGACATGGTCCTGATGGGGGCAGTGGACCACCAGCGGGTGGGCGAAGACGCCGGTATCGTCGCTGGCATTGGGGAGTTGGAAGTGCCCATTACGTCCGATTTACAGTCCTTGTGCGCGCTGGTAGCTCAGGAAAAACAGCCCGGCGTCATGGTGGATTTCACCCATCCCCGCAGCGTCTACGACAACGTGCGGGCGGCAATTGCCTACGGCGTCTATCCGGTGGTGGGCACGACGGGGATGAGCACTGAACAAATTGAAGACTTGGCGGAATTTTGCGACAAAGCCAGCATCGGGTGCATCATTGCCCCCAACTTTTCCATCGGCATGGTGCTGTTGCAGCAGGCAGCGGTTCAGGCCTCCCGTTACTTTGAACACGTGGAAATCATCGAACTGCACCACAACCAGAAAGCCGACGCGCCCAGTGGCACAGCGCTTAAGACGGCGGAGATGCTGGCGGAAATGGGCAAAACCTACAATCCTTCCCAGGTTGAGGAAACGGAAACGCTGGCGGGTGTGCGGGGGGGTCTCGGGCCAGAACATATCCGCATCCACAGCGTGCGCTTACCTGGCTTACTGGCGCATCAGGAAGTGATTTTCGGAGCGCCCGGCGAAATCTATACCCTGCGCCACGACGTTACCGACCGCCGCTGT